The DNA region GGAGCATCAGCGGGTGGCGCGCGTGCAGGAGCGCGACCCGCGGGGCCGGATCGAGCACCGGCGCGCTGGCGATCAGCTCCTCGCCCAGCACGCCGGCCGCGACGATCACGTCGAGCTCGCCGACCGCGCCCATGGCCGCGTCGAAGCCGTCGGCCTCCTCGGCCACCCAGCCTGACAGGCGCGCGAAGATCCGGCGCTCCTCGTCGGCGACCTCGCACTCGGCCAGCTTCTTCTTGTTGTTGAGATCGACGATCTCCTCGGGCTCGATGAAGATCGTCTGCCCGCTCTGCGAGGTGCCGTGGACGATGCCCTTGACGAAGCCCTTGCCGTCGGTGCGCACCGGCAGCACGTAGCGATCCTCGCGCTGGGTGTAGTAGTCGTCCTGGAGCAGCGGCGCGTAGCGCGGATCGTGGACCAGCTCCTCCATCCGACGATCGAGCTGGTGGGTCAGCCCGACGACCGACCTGCGCAGCGGCCCCAGCGCCGGGCTGGCGTGATCGACCAGGCGGCCGTCGGGATCGAAGGCCTCGAGGATCGGGTGGAAGACGTGGCCGAGGTCGGGGATCACCGCGGCGATCGCGGCCAGCGCCGGCGCGACCTCGGCGTGGACGCGCAGGTGCCGCCGGACCCGGGCCAGGGCCTGGCCGGTGTGGCCGACCGCGACCAGCTCGACGGCGTCGAGCGCCGCGGCCTTGCGCACCCGCGCGATCGCCGGGCCGATCTCGGCGACGCCACCCAGCGGCACCGCGGCGTCGATCGACGCCAGGTGCCGGGCCTCGCTGACCGCGGCGATCCGCGCGCGCGCGGCCTCGAGGTCGGCCACCGCGGGCGTCGCGCGCACGGCCTCGGCCCCGCGCCCGGTCGCGCACCGGGCGGCCCAGTGGTCGACGAGCGCGGGCCAGCCGAGGTCGGCGGCGGTCTGAGGATCCAGGCCCAGCACGGGGCCAGGCTTCTAGCACGATCGGCGCGGCGGCGACCGCCAAACCGCAGCGCCAGCGGCGCGCAGCGCGCGGGCCGGGCGCGCGCAGCCGGAGCCGTGTGCCCCCTTTCGCTCGACCCGTGTCGCGCCGTGGTCCCGGCGTGCCCGCGGACCTCCGGGTCCCCCTGCACCTGCCCCGGGCGCGGCGACGAAGCCGCGGCGGCTCAGCGCGCCGGGAACCCGAGCGACTGCGGCGACGGCACCACCTGGTTGCGGCCGTTGCGCTTGGCCGCGTACAGGTTGTCGTCGGCCCGCTTGATCAGCGTCGGCGGATCCATGTTGGGCTCGTTGTACGCGCACGCGACGCCCAGGCTGACCGAGACCGGGATGGCGGTGCCGTTCCAGATCACCGGCCGCTCGGCCATCAGGTTGCGGACGTGCTCGGCGAAGATCACCGCGCCGTCGAGCCCGGTCGACGCCAGCACGCACGCGAACTCCTCGCCGCCGTAGCGCGCGAACAGGTCCTCGCGGCGCATGCGGGTCTTGAGCCGCGCGCTGACCTCCTTGAGCACCTGATCGCCGGCCAGGTGGCCGTGCTCGTCGTTGACCTTCTTGAAGAAGTCGAGATCGAACATGACCAGCGACAGCGCGTGGCCGTGGCGCTTGGCGCCGGCCAGCTCGCGGTCGACGAACTCGAGGAAGTAGCGCTTGTTGTGGATCCCGGTGAGCCCATCGAGGATGGTCATCCGGTAGATCTCTTCGTGGTAGGCGCTCTCGATGTTGGCGCCCGACAGGAACTTGAAGATCGCGTCGCCGAACCGCACCTGATCGCCGTCGGCGAGCGGCTGCCGCTGGACCCGCTGCTCGTTGACGAAGGTGCCGTTGGTCGAGCCCAGGTCGACCGCCCACCACGAGCCGTCGGCCTCGCGCACCAGCTGGGCGTGGTGGCGGGACACCGCCGACCGGCTGATCACCAGGTCGGCGTCGGTGTCGCGCCCGATGATGTACAGCGACTTGGCGAGTCCGGTCCGACGCCCGATGTCAGGCCCGGGCGGGTGCAACAGCACGAGGCAGGCCTCCCCCGTCGACGTCGGCCGCTCAGGCTGATCGATGGGCGCCACCAGGACGAGCGTGCCGCTATTGCGAGTCTGGCTCACGAGGGACCGTGGTGGGGTTATATCGCGGTCCCTGGGTGGGTACGCAAGTTTTGGTCCACCGACGCCCCGCGGCGCCGGTGCTACGGCCGCGGCGGCGGCGCCTGGAGACGCTCCCACGGTGCCATCACGCCCAGGTACTCGCCCCACTCGAACCCGGACCCGTGGATCGACCGCACCTGGTCGGCGCTGAGGATCGAGCCGACGCGCCCCTCGGCCCCCTCGAGGATCGAGCCCAGGCCGCCGGCGTACTGGAGCAACCCCTTGACGTTCCGGTCGTACGGGGTCAACGAGCCGTCGGCGACCGCGGCGTCGGTGAACGCGACCACCTCGTCGTACACAGATGAGAACGCGGCGTCGAGCTCGGCCCGCTGGGCGTCGGTGACGCCGGCCGCGGCCTCGACGTTCTTGCGCAGCTGGTCGAGATCCGCGCGACGTCCGCCCAGCGCCAGCTCGATCAGCGGCAGCACCCGGGCCTTGTACGCCTCCTCGCTCTCACCGGGGTCGCGGCCCAGGAGCGCCGCCATCTGCTCTTGCCGACGCAGGCGGCGATCGAGCCGCCCCTCGGCCGGCGCGGGCTCGAGCTTGGGCGCGGGGCCGGATCCGGCCAGGCGACGCCCGAGCAGCCCGGCCAGCGGCGACGACGACGGACCGGTCGCCTCGGCCGGCGCGGCGGCCCCGCCCTGCCAGGGGTCGGCGGCCGCGCTCGGGCGCTGGGCCAGCTGGCGCCGCAGCGCGCGGTTGTCACGATAGAAGATCACCGCGGCCGCCACCGCGGCCACCAGCAGGGTCGGGACGATCCACCGCTTCATCTGCAGAAACGTAGCAGCTCATGGCGATCGGGAAACCCCGCGCCCGCGCGTCACAGCCCCATCCAGTAATTGGCCTTGATCATCACGACGTCGTCGCTGGCGGCCGACACCAGCGCCTCGAGGTCGCGGCCGAGCTGGAACCGGCCGTCGGCGATCGCGTCGCTCTGGCCGTGGCTCCAGATGAAGAACGCCGACGAGCCGGGCCGGAACTGCCAGCGCAGCACCACCGTCGAGCGCAGCTCGCGCACGTCGAAGTCGGGCAGGCTGAACGCGTAGTCGGGGGCACCGTCGCGATCGCGATCGACGACGTAGACGTCGTCCATCAGGGTGAGGTCGCCCGGCTGGTACGGCACGAACCGGTCGTCGTGCGCGGCGGCGCGGGTGGCGCCGGCGGTCTTGAGCTCGCTGTAGGCCCCGGCGGCCACGAACGGCTGGGCGTAGAGCTGCAGGCTGAGATCGGGGGTGAACGTCCACGACCCGCGCACGGTCAGCGCCAGGGTCTCCTGGGCGATCCGGCCGAAGACGTAGCGCGAGCTGCCGTCGTCGGCGACCGCCTCCTCGACGAACTGATCGTGCGACGTGCCGGTCGCGTAGCTCGGGCCGACGAACAGCTCGACGTTCGAGCGGGCCTGGACGTTGACGCCGAGCTCGGCCGAGCCCTGGAAGTCGTCCGCGGCCCAGTTGCGGTGCAGGCCGAAGCTGCCCTCGAGCGAGACCGCCTTGCGCCCGTCGCTGCTGAAGCCGCCGAAGATGTGGCCGACCGGATCGGTGGCGAGCGCCGGGCCGCCGCGGGTGCCGCCCGGGTCGACCAGGTTGTTGTCGATCCCGGCGCCGCCGAAGACGCTCCAGAAGCTGGTGAACTGGATGTTGCCGTTGACGTTGCCGCCGTACCCGAACAGCTCGGGCGCGAGGTTGCCGTAGACCCAGGCGTTGGTGTTGACGCGCCACGACAGCACCCGATCGCCGGGCTCGTCGTCGAACCGCGCCAGGTAGGCCCACTGCACGGCGCTGTCGACCGGGCCGTGGAAGCCCAGGTCGTTGGCCTCGAAGCCAGCGGTGCGGACGTCGCCGCCGAGCCCGTAGCGCCAGCGCGCGCCGCCGTTCTTGCCGAGGTCCCAGACCAGGCCGGCGCCGGTGAGGCTGGTGCGGGTCGGGTCGACCGCGAGGTGGTCGGCGTCAGGGCGCTGGTACAGGTGCCGGAAGCTGGTCTGGGTGGCCTCGATCGCCGCCGGCGAGCCGTGCACCCACGACCCGACCGCGCGGGCCCGGAGCATCCACTCCTCGTCGGCGAACTTGTGCGACACCGCCACGCCGCCGGTGACCGCCTGATCGTGGAGCTCGTCGCCGAGGCCGGTGCCGCCGAGCCGCCGGGCCACGCTGGTCAGCGCCGCGTCGACGGTGGTCTTGCCGCCGCGCAGGTCCTTCTTGACCCGGACCAGGCCGTAGTTGGTCAGGGGCTCGACCACCCCCTCGGCGCGCGCGCCGACCCCGTCGACCGCGGTGGCGGACTCCTCGCCGGTGACCGCGTCGAGCACGCCCAGCGACCAGCCGCCCGCGGTCTTGCCGCTGACCTTGGCGGCGCCGTAGATCGTCGTGCCGGTGGGTGCGTCGACGAACTCGCCGTCGAGCTCGCCGTGGGGCGCGGCGCCGATCCGGCGCGAGTAGAACAGCGTGTCCGACGCGCCCGGGCCGTCGCCCTGGCCGATCCCGAACTGGAAGATCTCGGTGCCCTCGACGAAGAACGGCCGCTTCTCGGCGAAGTAGCTCTCGTTGGCCGACAGGTTGACCTGCGACGGATCGGCCTCGACCTGGCCGAAGTCGGGGTTGACGGTGATCGCCGCGGTCACCGCCGAGGTCAGGCCGAGCTTCGCGTCGAGCCCGACGCCGTAGCGGGGATCGACGCCGTCGTGGAACGGATCGCCGGCGTCGTGGGGCGCCCGCGCCAGGCCGCCGGTCACGTACGGCAGGAGCTCGATGCGGCGGCCGCCGCGCACGCCGCGCACGCCGCCGAGCTCGCCGAACTTGCTCACGAACCCCGGGCTCGAGCGCGGCGACGGCGACCACATGTCCTGCTCGCCCGAGCGGCCGACGTAGCGCATCACCTGGACGCCCCAGGGGCGATCGTCCTCGGAGAAGCGCAGCTGCCCGAGCGGGATCCGGAACTCGGCGGTCCACCCGGTCGCGTCGACCGAGGTCGCGCCCGACCAGACCGCGTCCCAGCTGCCGTCCTCGTTGGTGTCGTCGTACATGAGCACGTCGCGCTGGACGCCCGCGGCGTTGAGCGCGAAGCCGAACGCGGTCCGGCGGTCGTGGTACGAGTCGATCATCACGCCGATCCAGTCGGCGTGCGAGTCCTGATCGCGCCGGTGCAAGAGCCGCCGGATCGCGCCGGGGTCGTCGTCGTGGGCGCGCACCCCGACGTAGATCGCCTGATCGTCGTAGACGATCTGGAACTCGGTCTGGTGCCCCGGGGGCTGGCCCTCCTTGGGCGACCGCTGCCAGAAGTCGGACGCGATCGGCACGCCGCGCCAGCCGGCGTCGTCGAGGTGCCCGTCGACCGCGATCGCGCCGGCGCGGCGGACCGCCTCGGTGGCGCGCAGCGGCGGCTGGGCCGCGGCGGTCGCGGTGGTGGCGACGGCGGCGACGGCGACGAGCAGGAGGGGCGTGCGCAGCGACATGTGTCTCGAGGATGCGCCGGTCGCGGCGCCGGTGGACACGCGAACAACCGCGGTCGGTCGATCGTGATTCCTCGTCGAGCGGCGCGACGCCGTGCGACGGCGGTGCGACCTACTGCGACGGCGGCCGCGCGCTCTCGTCGCGCACCCGCGCGTGCTCGAGCAGGAGCTGCGTGGTCGGCAGGCCGATCTCATCGGCGCCGACCACCTCGCAGCCGGTGAACTCGAAGTGGCCGCGGGTCCAGTCGAGGACCGCCATCAGGCGCAGCCGCGGCGCGTCGTCGGCCGGGTTCGCCTCGACCTTGACCACACGGCCGGCGGCGACGAACAGCCGGGCCGCGCGGGCGGCGTCGACGACCACGAGCACGCCGGACTTGCGCTCGAACTCGAACAGCGCCAGGAGCGTCGCCACCGAGATCTCCGACAGGTCGCCGCGCACCATCGCGCTCTCGGCCAGGCCGCGCGGCGCCAGCGCGGTCGCGCGGCGGACGCGGATCACCAGCTCCTCGTCGAGGAACGGCCGCGTGATGTAGTCGCGCACGCCGAGGCGGAACGCCTCGAGCCGGGTCAGGTCGGAGGCGTCGTCGGACACCATCACGACCGGCACGTGGGCCAGCCGCGGGTGCAGCGCCAGCGAGCGGATCAGGCTCGGGCCGTCGAGCCCGGCCATGGCCGCGGCCGTGAGCACGCCGTCGGGGCAGCGCTCGGCGCACGCGGCGTAGGCGGCGGCGCCGTCGCCGAACTCCTCGATGATGAAGCCGGCCGCCGTGAGCGCCGTCGCCATGCGCGCCCGCAGCGGCGCGCTCGGCTCGGCCAGCACCAGGTGGAGCACGTCGGCGACCGGGGTCGGCGGCGGGGTCAGCTCCTCGATCAGATCGTCGAGGTAGCGCGCCAGCACGTCGGCCCCGCCCTCGACCTCGAGGAACTCGAAGCCCATGCCCACGTGGCGGCCGAGCGCGCGCGCCGCCGACGGCGCCAGCAGGTGCGCGACCCGCGCGAACACCCGGAAGGTCACGCCGTCGGGCAGCGTCAGATCGAGCTCGGTGACCGCGCCGGCCGGCAACAGCTCGTCGGTGCGCACGAACACGCCGCGGCGCGAGAGGTCCTCGGACTCGGCCACGACCCGGCGATCGAGCCGCTCGAACTCGACCCGACAGCGCGCCACCACGCGCGGGCCCCGTGTCGGCCGCGACCGTTGCATCGCCACGATCATACGTCGGCGCCCGGGAGGCAGGGGGATGGCGACCGGCAGCGATGGGGATGCCGGCGGCCTTGGGCGAGGTAGGGATCGAGCTTCAGATCGAGCAATTTTAGTTACATAGACACTCAGATCGGTCCTGTCCTTGCAGGATTCGGAGATTTCATGAATCTTTGAAACTTCTGACTGCATCAATGATGCAGGTTCGCCCACCCCAGGAGCCGCTGATGACCCTCGCCGCCACCCCATCCGCGGAACTCCGCCCGACGCCGCCGCGCGTGCTCATGACCCAGCTCCAGGGCGTGTGCGAGGCCCGTGGCGCCACTGACCTGGCGCAGCGGCTGGGCGAGCTCGATCGCTTCATCGGCGGCGAGCTGCGCGACTTCGATCGCGCGCTCGCGACGGTGCCGCGCGGCGTGCGCGCGGTCCAGGCCGCGGCCCACCACCTGCTCGATCTCGGCGGCAAGCACCTGCGGCCGATGTGCGTGGCGCTGGCCGCGAAGTGCGGCACCGGCTTCGGCGACGACGCCCGCCAGCTCGCGATCGCGGTCGAGCTGGTCCACACCGCGACCTTGCTCCACGACGACGTCGTCGACGTCGGCGACAGCCGCCGCGGCCAGCCGAGCGCGCGCGTGGTCTACGGCAACGCCGCGTCGATCTTCGCCGGCGACTGGCTCCTGGTCGAGGCGCTGCGGCGGATCCGCACCACCGGCGACCTGGTCCTGCTCGACGGCATGCTCGCGATCATCGAGGAGATGATCCTGGCCGAGTCGCTCCAGCTCGAGCGCCGCGGCCACATCGACGGCGACGTCGGCGACTACCTGCGCGTGGCCGAGGGCAAGACCGCGGCCCTGTTCCGCTGGGCGATGGGCGCGGGCGCCCGCGCCGGCGGCTGCGCGCCGACGGTCGTCGCCGCGCTCGAGGCCTACGGCGCCGATCTCGGCGTCGGCTTCCAGATCGTCGACGACTGCCTCGACTTCGCCGGCGACGTCGCCGTGACCGGCAAGGCGCTCTACACCGATCTGCGCGAGGGCAAGCTGACCCTGCCGCTCTT from Myxococcales bacterium includes:
- a CDS encoding DUF4388 domain-containing protein produces the protein MQRSRPTRGPRVVARCRVEFERLDRRVVAESEDLSRRGVFVRTDELLPAGAVTELDLTLPDGVTFRVFARVAHLLAPSAARALGRHVGMGFEFLEVEGGADVLARYLDDLIEELTPPPTPVADVLHLVLAEPSAPLRARMATALTAAGFIIEEFGDGAAAYAACAERCPDGVLTAAAMAGLDGPSLIRSLALHPRLAHVPVVMVSDDASDLTRLEAFRLGVRDYITRPFLDEELVIRVRRATALAPRGLAESAMVRGDLSEISVATLLALFEFERKSGVLVVVDAARAARLFVAAGRVVKVEANPADDAPRLRLMAVLDWTRGHFEFTGCEVVGADEIGLPTTQLLLEHARVRDESARPPSQ
- a CDS encoding GGDEF domain-containing protein; protein product: MTPPRSLVSQTRNSGTLVLVAPIDQPERPTSTGEACLVLLHPPGPDIGRRTGLAKSLYIIGRDTDADLVISRSAVSRHHAQLVREADGSWWAVDLGSTNGTFVNEQRVQRQPLADGDQVRFGDAIFKFLSGANIESAYHEEIYRMTILDGLTGIHNKRYFLEFVDRELAGAKRHGHALSLVMFDLDFFKKVNDEHGHLAGDQVLKEVSARLKTRMRREDLFARYGGEEFACVLASTGLDGAVIFAEHVRNLMAERPVIWNGTAIPVSVSLGVACAYNEPNMDPPTLIKRADDNLYAAKRNGRNQVVPSPQSLGFPAR
- a CDS encoding polyprenyl synthetase family protein: MTQLQGVCEARGATDLAQRLGELDRFIGGELRDFDRALATVPRGVRAVQAAAHHLLDLGGKHLRPMCVALAAKCGTGFGDDARQLAIAVELVHTATLLHDDVVDVGDSRRGQPSARVVYGNAASIFAGDWLLVEALRRIRTTGDLVLLDGMLAIIEEMILAESLQLERRGHIDGDVGDYLRVAEGKTAALFRWAMGAGARAGGCAPTVVAALEAYGADLGVGFQIVDDCLDFAGDVAVTGKALYTDLREGKLTLPLLLALPRDRELRALVADAIGDADAGLELQRTRHLAIAARVAATGALAEARAEAAGRIARAIDALAVLPEGAARAALVTVAEATASREK
- a CDS encoding carbohydrate binding family 9 domain-containing protein, with translation MSLRTPLLLVAVAAVATTATAAAQPPLRATEAVRRAGAIAVDGHLDDAGWRGVPIASDFWQRSPKEGQPPGHQTEFQIVYDDQAIYVGVRAHDDDPGAIRRLLHRRDQDSHADWIGVMIDSYHDRRTAFGFALNAAGVQRDVLMYDDTNEDGSWDAVWSGATSVDATGWTAEFRIPLGQLRFSEDDRPWGVQVMRYVGRSGEQDMWSPSPRSSPGFVSKFGELGGVRGVRGGRRIELLPYVTGGLARAPHDAGDPFHDGVDPRYGVGLDAKLGLTSAVTAAITVNPDFGQVEADPSQVNLSANESYFAEKRPFFVEGTEIFQFGIGQGDGPGASDTLFYSRRIGAAPHGELDGEFVDAPTGTTIYGAAKVSGKTAGGWSLGVLDAVTGEESATAVDGVGARAEGVVEPLTNYGLVRVKKDLRGGKTTVDAALTSVARRLGGTGLGDELHDQAVTGGVAVSHKFADEEWMLRARAVGSWVHGSPAAIEATQTSFRHLYQRPDADHLAVDPTRTSLTGAGLVWDLGKNGGARWRYGLGGDVRTAGFEANDLGFHGPVDSAVQWAYLARFDDEPGDRVLSWRVNTNAWVYGNLAPELFGYGGNVNGNIQFTSFWSVFGGAGIDNNLVDPGGTRGGPALATDPVGHIFGGFSSDGRKAVSLEGSFGLHRNWAADDFQGSAELGVNVQARSNVELFVGPSYATGTSHDQFVEEAVADDGSSRYVFGRIAQETLALTVRGSWTFTPDLSLQLYAQPFVAAGAYSELKTAGATRAAAHDDRFVPYQPGDLTLMDDVYVVDRDRDGAPDYAFSLPDFDVRELRSTVVLRWQFRPGSSAFFIWSHGQSDAIADGRFQLGRDLEALVSAASDDVVMIKANYWMGL